One Kazachstania africana CBS 2517 chromosome 5, complete genome DNA window includes the following coding sequences:
- the KRE5 gene encoding Kre5p (similar to Saccharomyces cerevisiae KRE5 (YOR336W); ancestral locus Anc_7.57) gives MKMLLLLVYLLCQFLSRTLAIKLSVPNDAFGVPESLRIWSIVNKLALDNNIDASILNELYPVITKLEELDEAQSVTDLVYDHLNDAVSNDMAQFFKLFDSLYPMGLQFEDDLNTPLNNDNFFMLNDQKYSKPDDVFYLKSKELKNQAKLGDSDVIASRNDVVIGKNADAPILLFYGCPVNDEFDDFNRNLYNEAITTDKIRFIWRSTCSMNFPSKINSEFPLTFTVNEESDLKSLLDTKLPFNIPHEFTDLDKLSFAKPTQEELSDMDMKVTSFLVNHYQETKNLTESLEYTRAVLNNYPFLMQHFIEMQPNKKLNSLISRSNEELERMGIDYKMLGLYINGQNHKYSTLDQYTLLNAIYKEYREIQNLQDILEKYLPTNVLTPTLAKDLLNSYSSFSLPHLKELQPIKLDLHRIRGFSESVIYFNDIEEDEQYEELEKDATKFFEKSKFGEIPEYRRNWAELIFVINFDILNKDPDTQHALMGLNRAVQITGEGYPQRIGLLPLGSRENPIVKKIYELKDTDSSELKLFLEELGSKEDVIFSDFSNIPNVGKLLKQLQIAETSIIVNGEIYPFKMNTWNYLIAKVIKKDVAFIKQELNEFAARNNVQGDKNVDVRALLHLKSADSRHPKYTPDYFADSVYTKSNDNTLNTIPQNIIEFSFSEKYNILHTITLYDNFDSQIALKRLKALSKIKFHGIRIRMVHSGDVTSSNWISLKNNLSSRKQLIAKVDNLITKSYRNIPDTTSIPLQVLHSWLPDIPLEHLKSHSFFLFNGRFIHLDSDEVLSVKRLQAIVKREAQRTLDTVYALNEIDPAFGEKMADPGFIETVSSILTMLYYKGTTIYEDGIEYTTETTLSRMDFSQILAVNNITYFEQHNHVEKPVDLLLIIDPLEERTQHILSLLSKVENLEFINIKVLLISTLSLNIVPIERVYTLNQKIQMKELRENDLLNNWEVDIETPTHFSINSFTRLESTVIEVHAFNEDSPISGSNVDGIGGVRLQLLDSSGSIIDTLSTMTTFGYGQFHLNQLGKNFTIKSADDGYEVESFSLHGYADYVPSSSFDMLDFNPKKIYIKVKILDRVSKAVEQDGGFNIFSVLKTHEDEESYKRMILSILLWKLVEDDTEQLTFWILDQPFISEEFKQYCEIINEQNELRGKIRFIDYDWPAWLRPQRFRSRKVDISKLLFLDVLFPENITSIVYMAPVATPIDPSSLFELDAKAKSFRLFRVKGKGYWDEGYWEKVLKENNLSFYSIGPAFLMNLDVIRANGDADKLRIHYQRLSADPKSLINIDQDLLNDLQTAIPMGSLRRALLDKPKLDTTLIERWESVIQDSIAAANSAAMDKEHDEIDYKNVSNDETTTLEEDEDYFHDEL, from the coding sequence ATGAAAATGCTACTTCTGTTGGTGTATCTGCTAtgtcaatttctttcaaggACACTGGCGATTAAACTATCTGTACCGAATGATGCATTCGGCGTCCCTGAATCATTAAGAATATGGTCTATCGTGAATAAGCTGGCTCTGGACAACAATATCGATGCTAGTATTTTGAATGAACTGTACCCCGTGATTACGAAACTCGAGGAACTGGATGAGGCTCAGTCTGTTACTGATTTGGTCTATGATCACTTAAATGATGCTGTCTCCAATGACATGGCACAGtttttcaaactttttGACTCTCTATACCCTATGGGGCTgcaatttgaagatgatttgaaCACTCCATTGaataatgacaattttttcatgttAAATGAccaaaaatattccaaacCTGACGATGTCTTTtatttaaaatcaaaagagCTAAAAAATCAAGCTAAACTTGGGGATTCAGATGTTATTGCTTCAAGAAATGATGTAGTTATAGGTAAAAACGCAGACGCTCCAATATTGCTGTTTTATGGCTGTCCTGTCAATGATGAGtttgatgattttaataGAAATCTGTACAATGAGGCGATTACAACAGATAAAATTAGATTTATATGGAGATCGACTTGTTCTATGAATTTCCCAAGTAAAATCAACTCCGAATTTCCATTAACTTTTACCGTGAATGAAGAAAGTGATTTAAAGTCTTTATTAGACACAAAACTTCCTTTTAACATTCCCCATGAATTCACTGATTTAGATAAACTTTCCTTCGCAAAACCAACTCAGGAAGAATTGAGTGATATGGATATGAAAGTCACTAGTTTTTTAGTTAATCATTACCAGGAAACCAAAAATTTAACTGAATCCCTAGAATATACAAGAGCTGTACTCAATAATTATCCCTTTTTAATGCAACACTTTATAGAAATGCAACCAAACAAGAAGTTAAACAGCCTAATTTCAAGAAGCAATGAGGAACTAGAACGTATGGGAATCGATTATAAAATGTTAGGTCTTTACATTAATGGCCAAAATCATAAATATTCGACTTTAGATCAATACACGTTGTTGAATGCCATTTATAAAGAATACAGAGAAATCCAAAATTTGCAAGatatattagaaaaatatttgccTACAAATGTACTTACACCCACTTTAGCAAAAGATTTGTTAAATTCctattcttcattttccttaCCACATTTAAAGGAACTACAGCCCATCAAATTGGATCTACACAGAATAAGAGGATTCTCTGAAAGCGTCATTTATTTCAACGACatcgaagaagatgaacaaTATGAGGAACTCGAAAAAGATGCCACTAAATTCTTCGAAAAGTCAAAATTTGGTGAGATTCCTGAATATAGACGTAATTGGGCTGAGCTAATATTTGTCATAAACTTTGACatattgaataaagatCCAGATACACAACATGCATTAATGGGTTTGAACCGAGCTGTTCAAATCACAGGCGAGGGATATCCACAACGTATTGGGTTATTACCGCTTGGTTCTAGGGAGAATCCAAttgtaaagaaaatttatgagCTGAAAGATACTGATTCATCTGAattaaaattgtttttAGAAGAGTTGGGGAGCAAAGAAGATGTTATTTTTTCAGATTTCAGCAATATTCCAAATGTCGGTAAGCTATTGAAGCAACTACAGATCGCTGAAACTTCAATTATTGTCAATGGTGAAATTTATCCGTTTAAGATGAATACATGGAATTATCTTATCGCAAAAGTAATCAAGAAGGATGTTGCTTTCATTAAACAGGAATTAAATGAGTTTGCAGCACGAAACAATGTTCAGGGTGATAAAAACGTTGATGTTAGGGCACTTCTACATCTGAAATCAGCGGATAGTAGGCATCCAAAGTATACTCCTGACTATTTTGCAGATTCAGTTTACACTAAATCAAATGATAACACTCTTAATACAATTcctcaaaatataatcGAATTTAGTTTCAGTGAGAAATACAATATTCTTCATACTATCACATTATATGACAACTTTGATTCTCAAATCGCCTTGAAAAGGTTGAAGGCCCTTTCTAAAATAAAATTCCATGGTATAAGAATCAGAATGGTTCATTCTGGTGATGTCACTTCCTCTAATTGGATTTCTTTAAAGAATAACTTATCTAGTAGGAAGCAGCTGATTGCTAAAGTGGACAATCTAATTACCAAAAGCTATAGAAATATTCCAGATACAACATCTATACCACTCCAAGTGTTGCACTCTTGGCTGCCAGACATTCCCCTAGAGCATTTGAAGTCAcactctttttttctgttcAATGGTAGATTTATTCATCTGGACTCTGATGAAGTTCTAAGTGTTAAAAGGCTTCAGGCTATAGTGAAGAGAGAAGCACAAAGGACTTTGGATACAGTGTATGCActtaatgaaattgatccCGCTTTCGGAGAAAAGATGGCTGACCCAGGTTTTATAGAGACAGTGTCGTCAATCCTAACTATGCTATATTACAAAGGTACTACTATATATGAAGATGGGATTGAATACACGACTGAAACAACACTTTCAAGGATGGATTTTTCACAAATCTTGGCAGTGAATAATATCACTTATTTTGAACAACATAACCATGTCGAGAAACCTGTTGATCTGCTGCTTATCATAGATCCATTGGAAGAGAGAACACAACACATACTATCTTTACTTTCCAAGGTAGAAAATCTAGAATTCATTAACATAAAGGTGTTACTAATCTCAACGCTCTCTCTCAATATTGTTCCAATTGAAAGGGTGTACACTCTAAatcagaaaattcaaatgaaagaGCTTAGAGAAAACGATCTGCTAAATAATTGGGAGGTCGATATAGAAACACCTACTCATTTCTCCATTAATAGCTTTACAAGGCTAGAGAGTACAGTAATCGAAGTTCATGCATTTAATGAAGATTCACCAATTTCAGGAAGTAATGTCGACGGCATAGGTGGGGTTAGGTTACAGTTACTTGATTCAAGCGGTTCCATCATTGATACGCTTTCTACTATGACTACTTTTGGCTACGgtcaatttcatcttaATCAATTAGGCAAGAACTTCACAATTAAAAGTGCGGATGACGGCTATGAGGTGGAATCCTTTTCTTTGCATGGATATGCAGATTATGTTCCCTCCTCAAGCTTTGACATGTTGGATTTTaatccaaaaaaaatatacatCAAAGTTAAAATCTTGGACAGGGTATCAAAAGCTGTTGAACAAGACGGTGgattcaatatcttctctGTATTGAAAACTcatgaagatgaagaatcgTATAAAAGaatgattctttcaattctattATGGAAGCTAGTTGAGGATGATACCGAACAACTGACATTCTGGATCTTAGATCAGCCTTTTATATCTGAAGAATTCAAGCAATACTGTGAGATAATTAACGAACAGAATGAACTTCgtggaaaaattagatttatTGATTATGACTGGCCAGCTTGGTTGCGTCCTCAACGTTTCCGTTCAAGGAAAGTGGACATCTCAAAGCTACTATTCCTAGACGTACTGTTCCCAGAAAATATCACAAGCATAGTATATATGGCCCCGGTAGCTACACCAATCGATCCGTCTAGTCTGTTTGAATTGGATGCGAAGGCCAAATCATTCCGCCTTTTCAGAGTGAAAGGGAAGGGATACTGGGATGAAGGCTATTGGGAAAAAGTGCTAAAAGAGAATAACTTGAGCTTTTATTCGATTGGCCCAgcatttttaatgaatttggaTGTCATAAGAGCAAATGGAGATGCTGATAAATTGCGGATTCATTACCAGAGGCTCTCTGCCGACCCGAAATCTTTGATTAACATTGATCAAGATCTACTCAATGATTTACAGACAGCTATACCAATGGGGAGCCTTAGAAGGGCCCTTCTTGATAAACCCAAATTGGATACCACTCTT
- the ALA1 gene encoding alanine--tRNA ligase (similar to Saccharomyces cerevisiae ALA1 (YOR335C); ancestral locus Anc_7.58): MTIGDKQKWTATNVRNTFLNYFNSKEHKFIKSSPVVPFDDPTLLFANAGMNQYKPIFLGTVDPASEFYTLKRAYNSQKCVRAGGKHNDLEDVGKDSYHHTFFEMLGNWSFGDYFKTDAIHYAWDLLTNVYGIPKDRLYVTYFEGDAKQGLEADEEARQLWRDVGVPEDHILPGNAKDNFWEMGDQGPCGPCSEIHYDRIGGRNAASLVNQDDPDVLEVWNLVFIQYNRESDGSLKSLPAKHIDTGMGFERLVSVLQDVRSNYDTDVFQPLFAKIQEITGARSYTGKFGDEDKDNIDTAYRVLADHVRTLTFALADGGVPNNEGRGYVLRRILRRGARYARKYMNYPIGNFFSTLAPTLIEQVKDIFPELTKDPSFLFEILDEEEASFAKTLDRGERLFEKYATTASQTTSKTLDGKQVWRLYDTYGFPVDLTELMAEEQGLKIDGPGFEKAKQESYEASKRGGKKGGSDLIKLNVHELNELNEENVAKTDDKAKYGTENIEGTILKLHDGSNFVNEISEPGKKYGIILDKTCFYAEQGGQEYDTGKIVIDDVAEFNVENVQLYNGFVFHTGSLEEGKLSVGDKIIAAYDELRRFPIKNNHTGTHILNLALKETLGNDVDQKGSLVAPEKLRFDFSHKKALTIDELRDVEKISNQQIKDNLTVYYKDVPLDLAKQISSVRAVFGETYPDPVRVVSVGVPVDDLLANPTSEEWHKYSVEFCGGTHVNKTSDIKYFVVLEESGIAKGIRRIVAVTGTEAFEAQRIADEFAEALTRAEQLPFSPIKEKKLKELGVQLGQLSISVITKHELKEKFNKADKLVKDEVKSRAKKEIKQTVDEVKNYFAENQDAKYFVKFIDIPTNAKAITEAVNFMKTSAKDKSMYLFTGNDPEGKIAHGCYISDDALSQGIEGQTLIKQVSSIVGGKAGGKGNVFQGMGDKSVEVNKAVVELDTLFKEKLSI; the protein is encoded by the coding sequence ATGACTATAGGTGACAAGCAAAAATGGACTGCTACGAATGTTCGTAATACGTTCTTAAACTATTTTAATTCCAAAGAACACAAATTCATCAAGTCCTCCCCAGTCGTACCATTCGATGATCCAACTTTATTATTCGCTAATGCTGGTATGAACCAATATAAACCAATTTTCCTTGGTACTGTTGATCCAGCTTCTGAATTTTACACTTTAAAGAGGGCTTACAACTCTCAAAAGTGTGTTAGAGCTGGTGGTAAGCATAACGATTTGGAAGATGTTGGTAAGGATTCTTATCATCAcactttctttgaaatgttAGGTAACTGGTCTTTCGGTGACTATTTCAAGACTGATGCTATCCATTACGCTTGGGATTTATTAACTAATGTATACGGTATTCCAAAAGACAGACTTTATGTCACCTATTTTGAAGGTGATGCCAAGCAAGGCCTAGAAgctgatgaagaagctCGTCAATTATGGAGAGATGTTGGTGTCCCAGAAGATCATATCTTACCAGGTAATGCCAAGGATAATTTCTGGGAAATGGGTGACCAAGGTCCATGTGGTCCATGTTCTGAAATCCATTATGATAGAATCGGTGGGAGAAATGCCGCTTCTTTAGTTAACCAAGATGATCCAGATGTCTTGGAAGTCTGGAATTTagttttcattcaatataaCAGAGAAAGCGATGgttctttgaaatcattacCTGCTAAACATATCGATACCGGTATGGGTTTTGAAAGATTGGTTTCCGTCTTACAAGACGTCAGATCTAACTACGATACAGATGTTTTCCAACCTTTATTTGCGaagattcaagaaattacCGGTGCTAGATCATACACTGGTAAATTCGGTGATGAAGACAAAGATAACATAGATACCGCCTACAGAGTCTTAGCTGATCATGTTCGTACATTAACTTTCGCTTTAGCTGACGGTGGTGTTCCAAATAACGAAGGTAGAGGTTACGTCTTAAGACGTATCTTAAGAAGAGGTGCTCGTTATGCTCGTAAATACATGAACTACCCAATCGGTAACTTCTTCTCCACGTTAGCTCCAACTTTAATCGAACAAGTCAAAGATATCTTCCCAGAATTAACTAAAGACCCATCTTTcttatttgaaatcttagatgaagaagaagccTCTTTCGCTAAGACATTAGATCGTGGTGAAAGATTATTCGAAAAATACGCTACTACTGCTTCTCAAACTACTTCAAAGACTCTAGACGGTAAGCAAGTATGGAGATTATATGACACTTACGGTTTCCCAGTTGATTTAACCGAATTAATGGCAGAAGAACAAGGCCTGAAAATTGATGGACCAGGTTTCGAGAAAGCTAAGCAAGAATCTTATGAAGCTTCCAAGAGAGGTGGTAAGAAGGGTGGTTCCGATTTAATCAAATTAAATGTCCACGAATTAAATGAACTGAATGAAGAAAACGTCGCAAAGACTGACGATAAAGCTAAGTACGGTACTGAAAACATTGAAGGTACTATCTTAAAATTACATGACGGTTCTAATTTTGTCAATGAAATCAGCGAACCAGGTAAGAAATACGGTATTATTTTAGATAAGACATGTTTCTACGCTGAACAAGGTGGTCAAGAATATGACACTGGTAAAATTGTCATTGATGATGTTGCTGAATTCAACGTCGAAAATGTTCAATTATACAACGGTTTCGTTTTCCACACTGGTTCTTTAGAAGAAGGTAAATTGTCTGTTGGTGATAAGATCATTGCTGCCTATGATGAATTACGCCGTTTCCCAATTAAGAACAACCATACCGGTACACATATCTTGAATTTAGCCCTAAAAGAAACATTAGGTAACGATGTTGATCAAAAGGGTTCTTTAGTTGCACCAGAAAAGTTGAGATTCGATTTCTCTCACAAGAAAGCCTTAACTATTGATGAATTACGTGAcgttgaaaaaatttccaacCAACAAATTAAAGACAATTTAACTGTCTACTACAAGGACGTCCCATTAGACTTAGCCAAACAAATTTCATCTGTTCGTGCCGTCTTTGGTGAAACTTATCCAGATCCTGTCCGTGTTGTCTCTGTTGGTGTTCCAGTTGATGATCTATTGGCTAACCCAACTAGTGAAGAATGGCATAAGTACTCTGTCGAATTCTGTGGTGGTACCCATGTTAACAAGACTTCTGACATTAAGTACTTTGTCGTCTTAGAAGAAAGTGGTATTGCTAAGGGTATCAGAAGAATTGTTGCCGTCACTGGTACTGAAGCTTTTGAAGCTCAAAGAATCGCTGATGAATTTGCTGAAGCTTTAACTAGGGCTGAACAATTACCATTTTCTccaatcaaagaaaagaaattaaaggaGTTAGGTGTTCAATTGGGACAGTTATCCATTTCTGTTATCACAAAGCatgaattaaaagaaaaattcaacaagGCTGATAAGCTTGTTAAGGATGAAGTCAAATCAAGAGCCAAGAAGGAAATCAAGCAAACTGTTGATGAAGTTAAAAACTATTTCGCCGAAAATCAGGACGCTAAATATTTCgtcaaattcattgatattCCAACGAATGCTAAGGCTATCACTGAAGCGGTTAACTTCATGAAGACCTCCGCCAAGGACAAATCAATGTATTTATTCACAGGTAACGATCCAGAGGGCAAGATTGCACATGGTTGTTACATTTCTGATGACGCTCTTTCTCAAGGTATTGAAGGTCAAACTTTAATCAAGCAAGTTTCAAGTATCGTCGGTGGTAAAGCTGGTGGTAAAGGTAACGTGTTCCAAGGTATGGGTGACAAATCCGTTGAAGTTAACAAGGCTGTCGTTGAACTTGACACcttattcaaagaaaaattatctatCTAA